The sequence CCTACGCGCCGTTCGATTTTGGCCGCGATGCGGTGCTGCCTGATGGAGGCACGGCACGCGTTGCGTTTTCCCTGGCCTTCGCCACCGATCCCGCCATGCCCGGAATCGCGTTCTTCACCTGCCAGCAGCGTCACCCGCCGGAACTGTTTTGGAAGCCGGAGTATCAGCGGCACGCCAACGGCGCCGCACGTGTGATCGAGATCGTGATGTCGGCCGAGGAGCCGGCGGCGCATCGCGATTTTCTCGAACGCCTCATGGAAGGTCCAGCCGAGCTTGCGCCTGGCGGCCTGACGGTCGGCGACAGCGATAACCGGGTCACGCTCCTTGGCCCGTCCGAGCTGGCGCGCCGGTTGCCGGGGCTCGCAAGCAGCCCGTCGCCGCGCTTTTGCGCTGCGCGCCTCGCGGTCGCCGATCTCGATGCGACGCGGCGGGCATTGGAGAGCAATGGCGTCGGCTTCGCGACGACTGGCGGCGTGCTGCTAATCCCACCCGTCGCCACCCATGGTCTGGCGCTGGAACTCGTCGAGCAGGAGGCAAGCTGACATGGCGCACATCCTCAACCACAATCCCGCAGCGGTCCATCCACCCGCCGGCGGCTACAGCATGGGCGTTGAGCTCAGTCAGCATCGCCGCCTGCTGTTCATCAGCGGTCAGGTGCCCGAGGCATCCGACGGTGCCGTGCCTGGAGGGTTCGAGGCGCAATGCGAGCAAGTCTGGCGCAACGTCGTGGAGGTGCTTGCCGCTGCCGGTCTCGGCGTCGAGCACCTGGTCAAGGTCACGACGTTCCTGACCGACCGAAGTCAACTCGTGCCCAACCGCATCATTCGGTGCAAGGTGCTCAGCGAGCACCAGCCGGCATTGACGGTCGTGGTCGTCGAGACCGTCGACAGCAAATGGCTGCTGGAGATCGAGGCGATTGCCGCGGAATGAACCCAAGCCGATCCTGTCAGGTGTCGCAATGGCTGAGACCATACATCCGTTCTACGAGGCGCATCGCGGTGCCCTGGAGGCCGCCATGCGCCATCGCCTCGATCTTGCCGAGGCGATGCTGCGGGAGCGCGCGCACCGCGCCGATATCGAAGGCATCAGGCATGAGGTGATGGGCGAGTTCGAGATCGTGCTCACCCAGATGCCTTACGTCGGCGGGGCAGCGAGCCGCATGAGCGACTTCTTCATGCGCCTGATCGGTTTCATGGCGATCAGCCGGGTGCTCCAACGACATGCCGTGCCGGTGCCGGTGATCGGCGAGATCGAGCGGGAAACCTACAAGGCGCAATTGCTCACCGTATCGGAAGAAGAACGTCTCGCCGCGGGGCGTCAGTTCATGTCGCCTGAGAACCAGGCCCTGTTGCGCGAGCAGGCCGCGCAAAGCGTGACAGGCGCCCATCAGGACGCGTTTCCGGAGGACTTCGTCTACGATTTCGTCGAGCCGGGGCCGGGGGACGATTTTGAATTCGGTATCGACTACAGGGCTTGCGGCTTCTGCAAATTCGCGGCGCGCCATGGCGACAAGGAGATCCTGCCGAACATTTGCGGGCTTGATTTCGACGCCTATGCAACGCGGGGCATTCGTCTGGAGCGGACACAAACGCTCGCTGGCGGCGCGAGCCATTGTAATTTCCGGTTCTCGCGGATGGGTTAGGTGAGTTGGGGCGGCGGTCTGCCCGTCCAACACCGGTGTCATGCCCCGCCTAGTGCGCAATTGCGCACGGGGCGGGGCATCCAGTCCGCCGCGACCTCTCGATTCAACTACAACTGCTGCGGGTTACTGGGTCGCCGGGTCAAGCCGGGCGACGACAGTGAGGGTGGGGCTAGCAGCGCCTCAGATCACCCCAGCCACCCGCAGCACCACGCCCGCCGCGCAACTGCCCGCCAGCACCGTGAGCATCCCCAGCTTGAAGCGGAAGATCGCGGTCGCGGCCGCGATCGCCAGCAGCAGCGCGGGGATGTCGACGCTGGTCAAGACCGGCCGGTCGAAGGCGAAGGGGAAGGCGTGCACCGGCGCGGTTTCGCGGAACAGCGTGTGCAGGGCGAACCAGATCGAGAGGTTGAGGATCACGCCGACGACCGCGGCGGTGATCGCACTGAGCGCGCCGGCGAGGCCCGTGTTGCCGCGCAGGCGCTCGATGTAGGGGGCGCCGACGAAGATCCAGAGGAAGCAGGGCGTGAAGGTGACCCAGGTTGCGAGCAGGCCGCCGAAGGTCGCCGCGACCATCGGCGACAGGCCGCTTGGGTCGCGATAGGCCGCCATGAAGCCCACGAACTGCAGCACCATGATCAGCGGGCCCGGCGTGGTCTCGGCCATGCCGAGGCCGTCGAGCATCTCGTGCGGCTTCAGCCAGTGATAATGCTCGACCGCCTGCTGGGCGACATAGGCCAGCACCGCATAGGCGCCGCCGAAGGTGACGAGTGCCATCTTCGAGAAGAACAGCGCGATTTGGCTGAACACGTTGGCCTGGCCGAACGCGGCGAGCAGGGCAATCACCGGCACCAGCCAGAGTGCGAGCCACAGCGCGCCCACGCGGATCGCGCGCCCGGTGTCGGGTTTGACGTGATCGGGCACGGCGTCGCCGAGCATGCTGTCGATCACGGCGCTGCTGTCACCATGGCCGTGAGCGGCCGGGGCAAATTCCGGACGGCCTTGCCTCGCGCCGATATAGCCGATCACGCCGGCGGCGATGATGATGATCGGGAAGGGGACGGCGAAGAAGAAGATCGCGACGAAGGCGATCGCAGCGAGCGCGATCATGATCCGGTTCTTCAGCGCGCGCTTGCCGACGCGCACCACGGCTTCGACCACGATCGCGAGCACGGCGGCCTTCAGGCCGAAGAACAGCGCCTCGACGAAGCTGACATTGCCATAGGCGGCGTAGATGTAGCTCAAGGCCATGATGGCGATGATGCCGGGCAGGATGAACAACCCGCCCGCCATCAGCCCGCCGGCGGTGCGGTGCATCAGCCAGCCGACATAGGTCGCAAGCTGCTGCGCCTCCGGTCCCGGCAGCAGCATGCAATAGTTCAGCGCATGCAGGAAACGGCCTTCGGAGATCCACTTCTTCTCCTCGACGAGGATGCGGTGCATCACCGCGATCTGGCCCGCGGGCCCGCCAAAGCTCAGGCAGGCGACCCGCAGCCAGACACGGAAAGCCTCGTTGAAGCTGATGCCGTGACCGGCATCAGCTCCCGTTTGATTGGCGCGGGTATCCATTACGCCTTCACCTTGTTGGTCGGCCAGTTGTGGGTCTCGGCCGTGGCGTCGCGGCACCAGCGGTAGAACGCGTCGTAGAGCGTTATGCCGGCCTCGAGCTGCTCGAGATCGTCATCGTACATGCGCGACAGGCCGAGCGAGGCCGCGAGCAGGCCGGGCGCCTCCGGCGCCAGGTCTGGCCGCGCGGTGTCGGCGCCGCGCACCAGCGTCGCGAGGTGGAGCAGGGCCGGGGTCGCAATGCCGAACTCCTCGACCATGACGTCGAAGGTGCAGAGCTCGCCGCGGTGGCTCCAGAACACGTTCTCGATATCGAAGGGGGCTGCGCCAAAGCGCTCGCCGACCGCGACGACCTCGGACGGCGCCACATACAGGAACACCGCGTTGGGATCGACGAAGCGGCGGATCAGCCAGGGGCAGGCGATGCGATCGACCTTCGGCCGCGCCCGCGTGACCCAGACGGTGCGCCCCTTCGCATCGCGCGGCGGCAGCTTGCGGGTATCGAGCAGCGGCAGCTTGGCCGTCTTCCAGCCCTCGAAGCCGCCCTCCAGCGTCTCGGCCTCCACGCCGAGCTGGCGGAGCCAGGCCGCCGTGCCCTGCGCGAGCTTCTCGCCGCGGAAGCACGAGACGACGGCCCGGCGGCCGGCAAATTCGTCGCCCCATTCCGCAACGGTCTCGTGGCTGCGTCTGATGGAGCCGGGAATCAGCCGCCGGTCGGCGGCAAAATCCTCCTCGGTGCGGACGTCGATCAGGACAGGGGCATTGGCCGTGCCGATCAGGCGCGCCAATTTATCGGATGATATGGTCGTGAAAGTAGACATGTTGATGCGTCCTCGCAAAAACTGAACGGGACGCGATACTTGGGCATGTCGCCTCGTGGGGAGATCGCTCAAATCCCCATGGGCTGATTACAGCGAAACTAAACGGAACTGTCAATCTGCAGGACGATTGGGCCTTAGAAAATTGGGCTTCGCCGGTCTATAGTACGCGCCAACAGACCTGAATCTTCTGGAGAATTCGATGCATTCCCACTCCATTGAACAGTGGACGCATGACCACGCCTTCCTGGGCGAGAAGCATGACGAGAACGAGCGGCGCACCTGGCTCGTGGTCGTGCTGACGCTGGTCATGATGGTCGGCGAGATCGTCGCCGGCTCGCTGTTCGGCTCGATGGCGCTGCTGGCCGATGGCTGGCACATGGGCACGCATGCGGCCGCGCTCGGCATCGCTGCCTTCGCCTACCGCTTCGCGCGCCGGCACCTGGGGAACGCGCATTTCACCTTCGGCACCGGCAAGTTCGGCGATCTCGCCGCCTTCTCCAGTGCCATCATCCTCGGACTGATTTCGGTCGAGATCGCCTATGAGAGCGTGCTGCGGCTGATCACGCCGGTGCCGATTGTCTATGGCGAGGCGATCGCGGTCGCTGCGCTGGGGCTGTGCGTCAATCTCGCCAGCGCGTGGCTGCTGCGCGACAGCCATGACCATCACCATCACGGTTATGATCATGGCCACAGCCATGCGCATCATGACCACGATGAGCATGACCACGACCACGATCACCACCACCACCACCATCATCACGACAACAATCTCCGTGCGGCTTACGTTCACGTCATGGCGGACGCGGCGACCTCGGTGCTGGCGATCGGCGCCCTCGTGGTCGCGATGAATTCGGGCTGGGTCTGGGCTGACCCGGCCGTGGGCCTGATCGGCAGCGTCGTGATCGCGAGCTGGGCGTTCGGCCTGATCAAGTCGTCAGGCGCGGTGCTGCTCGACGTGCGCGCCGACGAGAAGCTGGAGCGGGTAATCCTGGCGCGTATGGAGGTCGGCGAGGACCGCGTCACCGATCTGCATCTGTGGCAGGTCGGCCCCGGCCATTGCGCCGTGCTGGTCTCGGTGGTCTCGGACAAGCCGAAGCAGCCGGCCGTCTACAAGAAGCGGCTCGCCGGGCTGAAGGGCCTCAGCCACGTCACGGTCGAGGTCGAGACCTGCCCGCATTGACGTGATCGGCGGCAGCGGAATTCTGCAGCGCGGCCGGGGTTGATCCTCGGTCGCAGCTTCCCAACCGATTGCCAAGGAGGGACCAGGGATGACTTCCAGGATCAAGCTTGCTTTCGCCGCCGCTCTCGCATTGTTCAGTCACGCAGCGATGGCGCAGTCGGAGAAGACCGGCGTCGAAAGGCTCTATGTCCTCAATTGCGGCGAGGGTACCGCCGGCGACATCTCGCGCTGGACGCCCGGCCTGAACGAGGGCAAGACGATGGACTTCGTCGACAGCTGCTATCTCATCAAGCACGCCAAGGGCTGGTTCCTGTGGGACACCGGCATCGCCGATGCCGTTGCGGCCATGCCGAACGGCCTGGTGCCCGCCGATCCCAAGGCCGTGACATGGCGCCGGCCGAAGACGCTCGCCGCCCAGCTCGAACAACTCGGCCTCAAGCCCGATGACGTCAAGGCGATGGCGGTCTCGCATACGCACCCGGATCACACCGGCAATGTCGAGCTGTTCCCGCAGGCTACGCTCTATGTGCAGAAGGCCGAATATGACTGGCCCGGCGCCAACAACGAGCCGCGCTTCAAGCCCTCGCATCCGGTCGAGCAACTCGCAGGCGACAAGGATGTGTTCGGCGACGGCAGCGTGACCATTCTGTCGACGCCCGGCCACACGCCGGGGCACCAGTCGCTGCTGGTCAAGCTGCCCAAGACCGGCGCGGTGGTCCTGTCCGGCGACGCCGTGCACTTCAAAGACAATTGGGACAACCGCCGCGTCCCCGGCATGAACGTCGACAAGGACCAGAGCGCGGCTTCGATGCAGAAGATCGCCGATATCCTCACCAAGGAGAAGGCGCAGCTCTGGATCAACCACGACAAGGCGCAGCGCGACAGCCAGAAGATGGCGCCGGAGTTTTACGACTGATCTCGCGCCGCTGTTGCCATGACGATGGCAGCAGCAGCGTGTTAGGGCCCCGGGAAAGCTCCGCGACAGGAGACGAAGCGTGGGCGAGTGGCTCGGGGTTGCGATTGCGCTGGCGTCGAGCAGCATCGGCGGCACGGCGGCGGCGATCACCCGCTATCTCGTCGGCGGCGCCGATCCGGTCCTGCTGGCGATCCTGCGCTGGGGGATCGGTTTCCTCTGCCTGCTGCCATGCGCGCTGCTGCTTCGTGTGCGCTGGCCGCAGCGCTCCGACTGGCCGACGGTGGCGCTGCTCGGCATCTGCTTCTTCGGCCTGTTCTTCATCCTCTACAACATCGCGGTGTCCTACACGACGGCCGCGCGTGCCAGCCTCGCGCTGGCGACGCTGCCGCTCCACACCATGGTGGTCGGCGCGATCCTCGGCGTGGAGCGGCTGACCGCGCGCAAGATCACCGGCGTCGGCATTGCCGTGCTCGGTGTGACGGCAGCGCTCGCGGCGGGCCTGGCGCAAAGTCCGGCCGGCGCGTGGCGGGGTGAGTTGATCATGACCGCGGCCGTATTCTGCATGGCGTTCTACAACGTGCTGTCGCGCCCGCTGATGCAGCGTTCGAGCGCGCTCGGCTTTCTCACGGTCGGCATGGGCGCGGGCGCTGTGGTGCTGGTGCTGGCAGGCTTCGCGAAGGGCAGCTTTGCGGCGCTCGATCATTTCACCTCGGCGCAGTGGATCGCCGGTGTCTATCTCGGCGCCGGTGGCGGCGCGCTCGCCTTCATCCTCTGGGTCATGGCGCTGGCGCGGGCGACGCCGACCCGCGTCGCGAATACCATGACGGTCAATCCGATCGCCGCCACCTTGCTGGCCGCGCTGCTGATCGGCGAACCGATCACGGCAAACCTTTTGATCGGGCTCGTTGCGGTCTTCGCCGGCATCTGGATTGCGACCAGCGAGACGAAGACAAGTTGATCAGCTCCGCGCTGTGCGAAGGTTTAAATGTCGCAGCAGCGTCACGAACGATCCGCTTCAAACACCGCGTTCGTTGTGCCGGCGAATGCAGGCAGATGCAGAGCGCGATCATTGTCGTGCCTATGGTTTCGGCAAGGCGTCATCGAAGATCGAGCAGGTATGCCGTTTGGAAAGACGATCATGCTTTTTCCGAAGCGGCGAACTCGCGCGCACTTAAGCGGACCTTAAAGAGTCGGCCGATATGCATGTCAGCGTGCATAATTCAACAGGACGGCAAGGCTATGCGTAATGCGATCGGACGGCGTCAGTTCTTGTGCGGTTGTTGCGCAGTGCTTGGAGCTGCGGTGCTGCCGAGACAAGCGCAAGCCGCGGGCGATCCCGAGATCGTTCCGATCGAGTTTGCGAGCTTTCACGATCAGACGTTCAGCAACGAATATCTGCAGTTCATGAATGTCACGATCCCGCCGGGGCAGATCGCCGCCTATCACCGGCACACCAGGGACTTTGCGCAGGTCTACATGGCGGTCTCGGATGCCGAGGGGACGCCGCTCGGCGGCAAGCCCGTCATCACGCCGCGCAAGGTCGGCGAAGTGCTGTTCACCAACTACACGAAGCAGCCGGTGGTGCATCAGGTTGCCAATGTCGGCGCCAGCGATTTCCGGATCATGGGGTTTGAGCTGTTCGACTCTCAGCCGGGCCGCTTCTCGCCGCTGCCTCGCCCCGAGCCCTACGTTTCGGTGATGGACAACCACCGCGTCCAGGCCTGGCGGTTGATCCTGAAGCCGGGCGAGGTTGCGCCGGCGATGCAGCAGGCGGCGCCCGGCGTGCGCATCGTGGTGCAGGGTGGCATGCTGGTCGAGGGCGTGCAGGGCAAGCCGGAGCACAAGCTCAATCTGAAATACGGCGACTTCGCGTGGCAGAATGCGGGCCCGGTCCGGACGATGCGAAACGCAGGGACCTCGACCGTCGAATTCGTCGAATTCGAACTGAAGTAGGGACGCGGGTGGGGCGTGAAGGCTGGCGGGGGCCGGCCTTTTACGTCCGGGGCTTTAATGGGAATGAGGAGCGGGGCGTGTCTATCAAGCGGTCGGGAATTGCCATTGCAGCGCTGATGTCGGGCGTCGTCGTTCTGACCTCCGGTCTTCAACTGAGCGAGCGCTGGAGCGCCTACCAGAACGCCATCGCGGCGCACGCCCTGGAGACTCGTCTGGCCGCCGGCTTCGACGCAGTCGGCAACCTCACCATCGAGCGCGGCCCCGTCAATCGGGCGCTGCTCGGCAAATCCGCGGCGGACGATGCGGTGCTCAAGGAGTTCGCCGACAATCGCCGCGCCAGCGACGAGGCCTTGGCGAAACTGGAGACGCTCGCCCGCGGCGATGCCGACCTGACGCAGCGGGTCAAGGCCGCCGCGGCGAAGATCGCCGCCGCGCGCGCGGAAGCCGCATCGCACTGGCAGA is a genomic window of Bradyrhizobium sp. CB1717 containing:
- a CDS encoding VOC family protein, which produces MTPIACGLAIDFLALNGRNNALRRGDVAGYGRRAIRRPPMPRRLDHFVVCVHDLERAALDWRRLGFSLTPTGMHPFGTSNRLAQFADNFVELLAVTDEAAVPAATPGHFSFAAHNRDFLKEAEGMSMLVLHSTDAHADAARFRANGIGAYAPFDFGRDAVLPDGGTARVAFSLAFATDPAMPGIAFFTCQQRHPPELFWKPEYQRHANGAARVIEIVMSAEEPAAHRDFLERLMEGPAELAPGGLTVGDSDNRVTLLGPSELARRLPGLASSPSPRFCAARLAVADLDATRRALESNGVGFATTGGVLLIPPVATHGLALELVEQEAS
- a CDS encoding RidA family protein, whose product is MAHILNHNPAAVHPPAGGYSMGVELSQHRRLLFISGQVPEASDGAVPGGFEAQCEQVWRNVVEVLAAAGLGVEHLVKVTTFLTDRSQLVPNRIIRCKVLSEHQPALTVVVVETVDSKWLLEIEAIAAE
- a CDS encoding L-2-amino-thiazoline-4-carboxylic acid hydrolase — its product is MAETIHPFYEAHRGALEAAMRHRLDLAEAMLRERAHRADIEGIRHEVMGEFEIVLTQMPYVGGAASRMSDFFMRLIGFMAISRVLQRHAVPVPVIGEIERETYKAQLLTVSEEERLAAGRQFMSPENQALLREQAAQSVTGAHQDAFPEDFVYDFVEPGPGDDFEFGIDYRACGFCKFAARHGDKEILPNICGLDFDAYATRGIRLERTQTLAGGASHCNFRFSRMG
- the chrA gene encoding chromate efflux transporter, which gives rise to MDTRANQTGADAGHGISFNEAFRVWLRVACLSFGGPAGQIAVMHRILVEEKKWISEGRFLHALNYCMLLPGPEAQQLATYVGWLMHRTAGGLMAGGLFILPGIIAIMALSYIYAAYGNVSFVEALFFGLKAAVLAIVVEAVVRVGKRALKNRIMIALAAIAFVAIFFFAVPFPIIIIAAGVIGYIGARQGRPEFAPAAHGHGDSSAVIDSMLGDAVPDHVKPDTGRAIRVGALWLALWLVPVIALLAAFGQANVFSQIALFFSKMALVTFGGAYAVLAYVAQQAVEHYHWLKPHEMLDGLGMAETTPGPLIMVLQFVGFMAAYRDPSGLSPMVAATFGGLLATWVTFTPCFLWIFVGAPYIERLRGNTGLAGALSAITAAVVGVILNLSIWFALHTLFRETAPVHAFPFAFDRPVLTSVDIPALLLAIAAATAIFRFKLGMLTVLAGSCAAGVVLRVAGVI
- a CDS encoding chromate resistance protein ChrB domain-containing protein, translated to MSTFTTISSDKLARLIGTANAPVLIDVRTEEDFAADRRLIPGSIRRSHETVAEWGDEFAGRRAVVSCFRGEKLAQGTAAWLRQLGVEAETLEGGFEGWKTAKLPLLDTRKLPPRDAKGRTVWVTRARPKVDRIACPWLIRRFVDPNAVFLYVAPSEVVAVGERFGAAPFDIENVFWSHRGELCTFDVMVEEFGIATPALLHLATLVRGADTARPDLAPEAPGLLAASLGLSRMYDDDLEQLEAGITLYDAFYRWCRDATAETHNWPTNKVKA
- the dmeF gene encoding CDF family Co(II)/Ni(II) efflux transporter DmeF → MHSHSIEQWTHDHAFLGEKHDENERRTWLVVVLTLVMMVGEIVAGSLFGSMALLADGWHMGTHAAALGIAAFAYRFARRHLGNAHFTFGTGKFGDLAAFSSAIILGLISVEIAYESVLRLITPVPIVYGEAIAVAALGLCVNLASAWLLRDSHDHHHHGYDHGHSHAHHDHDEHDHDHDHHHHHHHHDNNLRAAYVHVMADAATSVLAIGALVVAMNSGWVWADPAVGLIGSVVIASWAFGLIKSSGAVLLDVRADEKLERVILARMEVGEDRVTDLHLWQVGPGHCAVLVSVVSDKPKQPAVYKKRLAGLKGLSHVTVEVETCPH
- a CDS encoding N-acyl homoserine lactonase family protein, with the translated sequence MTSRIKLAFAAALALFSHAAMAQSEKTGVERLYVLNCGEGTAGDISRWTPGLNEGKTMDFVDSCYLIKHAKGWFLWDTGIADAVAAMPNGLVPADPKAVTWRRPKTLAAQLEQLGLKPDDVKAMAVSHTHPDHTGNVELFPQATLYVQKAEYDWPGANNEPRFKPSHPVEQLAGDKDVFGDGSVTILSTPGHTPGHQSLLVKLPKTGAVVLSGDAVHFKDNWDNRRVPGMNVDKDQSAASMQKIADILTKEKAQLWINHDKAQRDSQKMAPEFYD
- a CDS encoding DMT family transporter, which encodes MGEWLGVAIALASSSIGGTAAAITRYLVGGADPVLLAILRWGIGFLCLLPCALLLRVRWPQRSDWPTVALLGICFFGLFFILYNIAVSYTTAARASLALATLPLHTMVVGAILGVERLTARKITGVGIAVLGVTAALAAGLAQSPAGAWRGELIMTAAVFCMAFYNVLSRPLMQRSSALGFLTVGMGAGAVVLVLAGFAKGSFAALDHFTSAQWIAGVYLGAGGGALAFILWVMALARATPTRVANTMTVNPIAATLLAALLIGEPITANLLIGLVAVFAGIWIATSETKTS